One Myotis daubentonii chromosome 3, mMyoDau2.1, whole genome shotgun sequence genomic window carries:
- the SON gene encoding protein SON isoform X4: protein MATNIEQIFRSFVVSKFREIQQELSSGRSEGQLNGETNTPIEGNQAGEDAAASARSLPNEEIVQKIEEVLSGVLDTELRCKPDLKEASRKSRCVSVQTDPTDEVPTKKSKKHKKHKNKKKKKKKEKEKKYKRQPEESESKAKSHHEENMDLESDSFLQFDSEPSAMALEHPVRAFGLSETSETPAVVLEPPVVSMEVSQSHTLETLKPATKTAELSLASTSVISVQSEQSVAVTLEPPMTKILDSFSTAPVSTTTVVLKSSEPVVTMSMEYQMKSVLKSLECTSPEPSKTILEPPVAKVLEPSETLMVSSQTPVEAHPEPSTSTMDIAESSETEDLRLPEQPVEVPSETADSSMTRSQELLELPKPTALELPESSVASAMQLPGPPATSMPELQGPPVTPGLELPGPSATPVPELPGPPSTPVPELLGPPATAVSELPGPSVISVPQLSQELPGLPAPSMGLEPAQEVPEPPVTAQELPGQPAVTVAMELTEQPATTTELEQPVGMTAMEHPGQPEVTTATTLLGQPEAAMVLELPGQPVATTALELPGQPSVTGVPELPGLPSATRALELSGQPVATGALELPGQLMATGALEFAGQSGAAGALELLGQPLATGVLELPGQPGAPELPGQPAATVALEISVQSVVTTELSTMTVSQSLEVPSTTALESYNTVAQELPTTLVGETSITVGVDPLMAQESHMLASNTMETHMLASNTMDSQMLASNTMDSQMLASNTMDSQMLASSSMDSQMLASSSMDSQMLASSSMDSQMLASSSMDSQMLASSSMDSQMLATSSMDSQMLASSSMDSQMLATSSMDSQMLATSSMDSQMLATSTMDSQMLATSSMDSQMLASGTMDSQMLASGTMDAQMLASGTMDAQMLASSTQDSSMLGSKSPDPYRLAQDPYRLAQDPYRLGHDPYRLGHDAYRLGQDPYRLGHDPYRLTPDPYRMSPRPYRIAPRSYRAVPRPYRLAPRPLMLASRRSMMMSYAAERSMMSSYERSMMSYERSMMSPMAERSMMSAYERSMMSAYERSMMSPMAERSMMSAYERSMMSAYERSMMTDRSMMADRSMMSSYSAADRSMMSSYSAADRTMMSSYTADRSMMSMAADSYTDSYTDTYTEAYMVPPLPPEEPPTMPPLPPEEPPMTPPLPPEEPPEGTALPTEQSALTAENTWPTEMPPLPPEESVSLPEPPAGQSEISEPSVVPANYSVSASEPSMFVSEAAMTVPEPPLEPESAVTSAPIESAAEAEEHEVPERPGTYMVPETTMMSAEPTMSTSEPSIMSETAETFDSMRAPGHVASEVSVSLLEPAVTIPEPSQSALELSAMAISELPSVAAPEPPAEAAPEPPAEAVPEPSAEAVPEPSAEVPEPLAVTVPEPLAKAVLEPSPEAVPEPMALVEPEHVTIPVPVVSAPEPAVPVLEAAVSVQPNIISEPPVVQESTVTVAEPAVTVSEQTQITPTEMALESASVMLRSGVITGMNLISTYQDLTPEIGMQEVPMHSDEEPHDEEHLKKDSYESEHGINRDLDINNHLIAKDMEHSTMSTASTGAIGEIGEEKSLAISETKQCTVLDTCPSVSAADAGGTLSSAGPLAVEPDTLGTSKGIEFATVSALSSVSKYDVEVSLTTQDTEHDMVISTSPSGGSEADIEGPLPAKDIHLDLPSNNFISNDTEGPLPIKESDQTLAVALSPKESSEDKEVPLPAKETVSESAFPANIEDINEADLVRPLLPKDMERLTSLRAGIEGPLLASEVERDKSAASPVVMSIPERASESSSEEKDDYEIFVKVKDTHEKSKKNKNRDKGEKEKKRDSSLRSRSKRSKSSEHKSRKRTSESRSRARKRSSKSKSRRSQTRSRSRSRRRRRSSRSRSKSRGRRSVSKEKRKRSPKHRSKSRERKRKRSSSRDNRKTVRARSRTPSRRSRSHTPSRRRRSRSVGRRSFSISPSRRSRTPSRRSRTPSRRSRTPSRRSRTPSRRSRTPSRRSRTPSRRSRTPSRRRRSRSVVRRRSFSISPVRLRRSRTPLRRRFSRSPLRRKRSRSSERGRSPKRLTDLNKAQLLEIAKANAAAMCAKAGVPLPPNLKPAPPPTIEEKVAKKSGGATIEELTEKCKQIAQSKEDDDVIVNKPHVSDEEEEEPPFYHHPFKLSEPKPIFFNLNIAAAKPTPPKSQVTLTKEFPVSSGSQHRKKEADSVYGEWVPVDKNGEENKDDDNVFSSNLPSEPVDISTAMSERALAQKRLSENAFDLEAMSMLNRAQERIDAWAQLNSIPGQFTGSTGVQVLTQEQLANTGAQAWIKKGQILVAVFLPRSVPALLFTTLLLPRPRISS from the exons ATGGCGACCAACATCGAGCAGATTTTTAGGTCTTTCGTGGTCAGTAAATTCCGGGAAATTCAACAAGAGCTTTCCAG TGGAAGGAGTGAAGGCCAGCTCAATGGTGAAACAAATACACCTATCGAAGGAAACCAGGCAGGTGAGGATGCAGCTGCCTCCGCCAGGAGCCTACCAAATGAAGAAATAGTTCAGAAGATAGAGGAAGTACTTTCTGGGGTCCTAGATACAGAACTACGCTGTAAGCCAG aCTTGAAAGAGGCCTCCAGAAAAAGTAGATGTGTCTCTGTACAAACAGACCCTACTGATGAAGTTCCCACTAAAAAGTCAAAGAAGcataaaaagcacaaaaataaaaagaagaaaaagaagaaagaaaaggaaaaaaagtataaaaggcAGCCAGAAGAATCTGAATCAAAGGCAAAATCACATCATGAAGAGAACATGGATTTAGAATCAGATTCCTTTTTGCAGTTTGATTCTGAGCCTTCAGCAATGGCACTGGAGCATCCGGTAAGAGCGTTTGGGCTCTCTGAGACCAGTGAAACTCCTGCAGTTGTGCTAGAACCTCCTGTAGTCTCAATGGAGGTGTCACAGTCCCACACCTTAGAAACTCTGAAGCCAGCTACAAAAACTGCAGAACTGTCACTTGCATCTACATCAGTAATCTCTGTGCAATCAGAACAGTCTGTGGCAGTAACGCTGGAACCACCCATGACAAAGATTCTGGATTCTTTTTCAACAGCACCGGTGTCTACTACAACAGTAGTGCTAAAGTCATCTGAGCCAGTTGTAACAATGTCAATGGAGTATCAGATGAAGTCTGTGCTGAAATCTTTGGAGTGCACATCTCCAGAGCCATCAAAGACCATATTGGAGCCTCCAGTAGCAAAAGTGCTAGAGCCATCAGAAACCCTTATGGTATCATCACAGACACCTGTTGAGGCACACCCTGAACCAAGCACATCAACAATGGATATTGCAGAGTCTTCTGAAACTGAAGACCTAAGATTGCCAGAGCAGCCTGTAGAAGTACCATCGGAGACTGCAGATTCATCCATGACAAGATCACAGGAGCTGCTGGAGCTACCCAAGCCCACAGCATTGGAGCTGCCGGAGTCGTCGGTGGCCTCAGCGATGCAGTTGCCGGGGCCACCTGCGACTTCCATGCCGGAGCTGCAGGGGCCCCCTGTGACTCCAGGGCTGGAGTTACCTGGGCCCTCTGCTACCCCGGTGCCAGAGTTGCCAGGGCCCCCTTCTACCCCAGTGCCTGAGTTGCTAGGGCCCCCTGCGACAGCGGTGTCTGAGTTGCCGGGGCCCTCAGTGATATCAGTGCCTCAGTTGTCGCAGGAATTGCCAGGGCTTCCAGCACCATCCATGGGGTTGGAGCCAGCACAGGAGGTACCAGAGCCACCTGTGACGGCACAGGAGTTGCCAGGGCAGCCTGCGGTAACAGTAGCAATGGAGTTGACGGAGCAACCGGCGACGACGACAGAGTTGGAGCAGCCTGTGGGGATGACAGCGATGGAACATCCTGGGCAGCCTGAGGTGACAACAGCAACGACGTTGCTGGGGCAGCCTGAGGCAGCGATGGTGCTGGAGTTGCCAGGGCAACCAGTGGCAACGACAGCGCTGGAGTTGCCAGGGCAGCCTTCGGTGACTGGGGTGCCAGAGTTGCCAGGGCTGCCTTCGGCAACTAGGGCACTGGAGTTGTCTGGGCAGCCTGTGGCAACTGGGGCACTGGAGTTGCCTGGGCAGCTCATGGCAACTGGGGCACTGGAGTTCGCGGGGCAGTCTGGGGCAGCTGGAGCACTAGAGCTTTTGGGGCAGCCTCTGGCAACAGGGGTTCTGGAGTTGCCAGGGCAGCCTGGGGCGCCAGAGTTGCCTGGGCAGCCTGCGGCAACTGTGGCGCTGGAGATCTCTGTTCAGTCTGTGGTGACAACGGAGCTGTCAACGATGACCGTGTCGCAGTCCCTGGAGGTGCCCTCGACGACAGCGCTGGAATCCTATAATACGGTAGCACAGGAGCTGCCTACTACATTAGTGGGGGAGACTTCTATAACAGTAGGAGTGGATCCCTTGATGGCCCAAGAATCCCATATGTTAGCTTCTAACACCATGGAGACCCATATGTTAGCGTCCAACACCATGGACTCCCAAATGCTAGCGTCCAACACCATGGACTCCCAGATGCTAGCATCTAACACCATGGACTCCCAGATGCTAGCGTCCAGCTCCATGGACTCCCAGATGCTAGCGTCCAGCTCCATGGACTCCCAGATGCTAGCGTCCAGCTCCATGGACTCCCAGATGCTAGCGTCCAGCTCCATGGACTCCCAGATGCTAGCGTCCAGCTCCATGGACTCCCAGATGCTAGCAACCAGCTCCATGGACTCCCAGATGCTAGCGTCCAGTTCCATGGACTCCCAGATGTTAGCAACCAGCTCCATGGACTCCCAGATGTTAGCAACTAGCTCTATGGACTCCCAGATGTTAGCAACCAGCACCATGGACTCCCAGATGTTAGCAACTAGCTCTATGGATTCTCAGATGTTAGCATCTGGCACTATGGACTCTCAAATGTTAGCTTCCGGCACCATGGATGCTCAGATGTTAGCGTCTGGTACCATGGATGCCCAGATGTTAGCATCTAGTACCCAAGATTCTTCTATGCTGGGTTCAAAATCTCCTGATCCCTACAGGTTAGCTCAGGATCCTTACAGGTTAGCTCAGGATCCCTATAGGTTAGGTCATGACCCTTATAGGCTAGGTCATGATGCCTATAGATTAGGGCAAGACCCTTATAGATTAGGCCATGATCCTTACAGACTTACTCCTGATCCCTATAGGATGTCACCTAGACCTTACAGGATAGCACCCAGGTCCTATAGGGCCGTTCCTAGACCATATAGGTTAGCACCCAGACCCCTGATGTTGGCATCTAGACGTTCTATGATGATGTCCTATGCTGCAGAACGTTCCATGATGTCATCTTATGAACGCTCTATGATGTCTTATGAGCGGTCTATGATGTCCCCTATGGCTGAGCGCTCCATGATGTCAGCCTATGAGCGCTCTATGATGTCAGCCTATGAGCGCTCTATGATGTCCCCTATGGCCGAGCGCTCCATGATGTCAGCTTATGAGCGCTCTATGATGTCAGCTTATGAGCGCTCTATGATGACGGACCGATCAATGATGGCTGACAGGTCTATGATGTCATCTTACTCTGCTGCCGACCGGTCTATGATGTCATCGTATTCTGCAGCTGACCGAACTATGATGTCATCTTATACTGCTGATCGTTCAATGATGTCTATGGCAGCTGATTCTTACACTGATTCTTATACTGATACATATACAGAGGCATATATGGTGCCACCCTTGCCTCCTGAAGAGCCTCCAACAATGCCACCTTTGCCACCTGAAGAGCCACCAATGACACCACCATTGCCTCCTGAGGAGCCACCGGAAGGCACAGCATTACCCACTGAGCAGTCGGCATTAACAGCTGAAAATACTTGGCCTACTGAGATGCCACCATTACCTCCTGAAGAGTCTGTATCCCTGCCTGAACCTCCTGCGGGTCAAAGTGAGATTTCAGAGCCTTCGGTGGTGCCTGCTAATTATTCAGTGTCAGCGTCAGAGCCTTCAATGTTTGTGTCAGAGGCTGCCATGACTGTTCCAGAGCCACCACTGGAGCCAGAGTCTGCGGTTACATCAGCACCTATAGAGTCTGCTGCAGAAGCAGAGGAGCATGAAGTTCCAGAGAGACCAGGGACTTACATGGTACCTGAAACTACCATGATGTCAGCTGAACCAACTATGTCAACATCAGAGCCTTCTATTATGTCAGAGACAGCAGAAACCTTTGATTCCATGAGAGCTCCAGGACATGTTGCCTCAGAGGTATCTGTGTCCCTCCTGGAGCCTGCAGTAACTATTCCAGAGCCATCACAGAGCGCTCTAGAGCTGTCAGCCATGGCCATCTCAGAGCTACCCTCCGTGGCTGCCCCAGAGCCCCCAGCCGAGGCTGCCCCAGAGCCCCCAGCCGAAGCTGTCCCGGAGCCCTCAGCCGAGGCTGTCCCGGAGCCCTCAGCTGAGGTCCCAGAGCCCCTGGCTGTGACTGTCCCTGAGCCACTGGCCAAGGCTGTACTGGAGCCATCACCTGAGGCTGTCCCAGAGCCCATGGCCTTGGTTGAGCCAGAGCATGTTACCATTCCTGTGCCAGTTGTTTCTGCCCCGGAGCCTGCTGTACCTGTCCTGGAAGCAGCAGTATCAGTTCAGCCTAACATTATTTCAGAACCACCTGTTGTCCAAGAATCTACAGTGACAGTTGCAGAGCCTGCTGTGACTGTCTCAGAGCAGACTCAAATAACACCGACTGAGATGGCTTTAGAGTCTGCCTCTGTGATGCTGAGGTCTGGTGTTATAACAGGAATGAATTTAATATCTACTTATCAAGATCTTACTCCAGAGATCGGTATGCAGGAGGTTCCCATGCACTCAGATGAAGAGCCACATGATGAAGAGCACCTGAAGAAGGACTCTTATGAAAGTGAACATGGTATAAATAGAGACCTTGATATAAATAATCACTTAATTGCTAAAGACATGGAACATAGCACAATGTCCACTGCCAGCACTGGTGCTATTGGTGAAATTGGTGAAGAGAAAAGTTTGGCCATCAGTGAGACTAAACAATGCACAGTATTGGATACCTGCCCTAGTGTTAGTGCAGCTGATGCAGGAGGAACGCTATCTTCTGCTGGTCCTCTTGCTGTCGAACCTGATACACTGGGAACTAGTAAGGGTATTGAATTTGCCACAGTATCTGCTCTCAGTTCAGTTAGTAAATATGATGTTGAAGTATCTTTAACTACTCAAGATACTGAACATGACATGGTAATTTCCACTAGCCCCAGTGGTGGTAGTGAGGCTGACATAGAGGGACCTTTGCCTGCTAAAGACATTCATCTTGACTTGCCATCTAATAACTTTATTAGCAATGATACAGAAGGACCATTACCTATAAAGGAGAGTGACCAGACATTAGCAGTTGCTCTCAGCCCTAAAGAAAGTAGTGAAGATAAAGAGGTACCACTCCCTGCTAAGGAGACAGTGTCTGAATCTGCATTTCCTGCCAATATTGAAGATATTAATGAAGCAGATTTAGTGAGACCATTACTTCCTAAGGACATGGAACGTCTTACAAGCCTCAGAGCTGGTATTGAAGGACCTTTACTTGCAAGTGAAGTTGAACGTGACAAATCTGCTGCCAGTCCAGTTGTAATGAGTATACCAGAAAGAGCTTCAGAGTCATCTTCAGAGGAAAAAGATGATTATGAAATTTTTGTGAAAGTTAAGGACACTCatgaaaaaagcaagaaaaataagaacCGTGATaaaggtgagaaagaaaagaaaagagactcTTCATTAAGATCTCGAAGTAAGCGGTCCAAGTCTTCAGAACACAAATCACGCAAACGTACCAGTGAATCTCGTTCTAGGGCAAGGAAGAGATCATCTAAGTCCAAGTCTCGTCGCTCTCAAACACGTTCAAGGTCACGTTCAAGacgcaggaggaggagcagcaggtcAAGATCAAAGTCTAGAGGAAGGCGATCTGTATCAAAAGAGAAGCGCAAAAGGTCTCCAAAGCACAGATCCAAGtccagggaaagaaaaaggaaaagatcaaGCTCCAGGGATAATCGGAAAACTGTGAGAGCTCGGAGTCGTACCCCAAGTCGGCGGAGTCGGAGTCACACTCCGAGTCGACGACGAAGATCTAGATCTGTGGGGAGAAGGAGCTTTAGCATTTCCCCGAGCCGACGGAGCCGCACCCCGAGCCGAAGGAGCCGCACCCCGAGCCGAAGGAGCCGTACCCCGAGCCGAAGGAGCCGCACCCCAAGCCGACGGAGCCGCACCCCAAGCCGACGGAGCCGCACCCCTAGCCGACGGAGCCGCACTCCTAGCCGACGGAGAAGATCAAGGTCGGTGGTAAGAAGACGAAGCTTCAGTATCTCACCAGTCAGGTTAAGGCGATCACGGACACCCTTACGAAGAAGGTTTAGCAGGTCTCCCCTCCGCCGGAAACGGTCCCGATCTTCAGAAAGAGGCCGATCGCCTAAACGCCTGACAGATCTGA ATAAGGCTCAATTACTTGAAATAGCCAAAGCTAATGCAGCTGCCATGTGTGCTAAGGCTGGTGTTCCTTTACCGCCAAACCTAAAGCCTGCACCTCCACCTACCATAGAAGAGAAAGTTGCTAAAAAGTCAGGAGGAGCTACTATAGAAGAACTAACGGAG aaatgCAAACAGATTGCACAGAGTAAAGAAGATGATGATGTAATAGTGAATAAGCCTCATGTTTcggatgaagaggaagaagaacctCCTTTTTATCATCATCCCTTTAAACTCAGTGAACCCAAACCCATATTTTTCAACCTGAAT attgcTGCAGCAAAGCCCACGCCTCCAAAAAGCCAGGTCACGTTAACAAAAGAGTTTCCTGTGTCATCTGGATCTCAGCACCGAAAAAAGGAAGCAGACAGTGTTTACGGAGAGTGGGTTCCTGTGGATAAAAATGGTGAAGAAAACAAAGATGATGATAATGTTTTCAGCAGCAATCTGCCCTCTGAG